The DNA sequence GCATCAAGCCGCTCTATTACGTCCGGCACGACGATGGCGTCGCCTTCGCGTCCGAGCCGCACGCCCTGCTCGCCGCCGGGGTCATCGAGCCTGGGCTCGCCGAGCACGGCCGCAGCGAGCTTCTGGCCTTCAACTACGCCCTGCAATCCCCCTACCCCCACATTCAGCGGCTCGAGCCCGGCCAGATGCTCGAGATCACCGCCGGGCGCATCACCGGGCGGCGCTTCCAGCGCGCCATAGAGGGCGGCCGACCCAAGCGCCCGGTTGTTCGATACAGAGACAAGGCGGTCCTGCTGGATCAGCTCGACACGGTCCTGGACGACGCCATCGCCGTCCATCAGCGCTCTGATGTCGCCTACGGCCTGTTCCTGTCCGGCGGCGTCGACTCCAGCGTCATCGCCACCGTTATGGCCCGCCAGAACAGCCGGCCGGTCACCGCCTTCACCTGCGGCTTCGACGCGCCGGGCGCCGCAGACGAACGGGCCCAGGCCGAACGGGTGGCGACCGCGCTCGACCTCGACTGGCGCCAGACGACCTTCGGCGAGGCCGACTTCTGGCGGATCGCACCCCTGGTCGCCCAAGCGCTCGACGACCCCACGGCCGACTACGCGACCCTGCCGACCTACCGCCTGGCGGAAGCCGCGAAAGAAACGCTGACCGTCGTGCTCTCCGGCGAAGGCGGCGATGAGTTGTTCGCCGGCTACGGCCGCTATCGCCGCGCCATGCGACCGACCTGGCTGGGCGGCCGCAGGTCAGAGCCGCAGACCACCGATGCGGACGCCTTGCACCGCTGGCGCCTGCGCGCGATCGCACCCGCCGGGATGGACGACCTGCAACGCGCGCAGTTCGCCGATATCGCAACCTGGCTGCCCGACGATCTCCTGCTCAAACTCGACCGTTGTCTGATGGCCCATGGGCTGGAGGGCCGCACGCCGTTCCTCGATCCCGTCGTCGCCGACTTCGCCTTCAACCTGCACGACAGCCACAAGATTCACGGTCGGTTCGGCAAGCGTGTCCTGCGCCAGTGGCTGGAGCGGGAATGCCCAGCCGCCCAGCCCTGGGCGCGCAAACAGGGCTTCACCGTGCCTGTGGAGCGCTGGATCGCGCCGCGCGCAGCCGACATCGCCGGTCGGCTTTCCGAAGTGCGGGCCCTGCGCGAGGCGGGTATCACCGCGGACGCCTTCGCCCCTGGCCGCCGTTGGCCGATCCTGTTCTTCGCCCTGTGGTCGCAGATCCACCTGGACGGCGCGACGCCCGCCCAGGCGCTGGAGACGGTTACTGGAACTATTTGAGCCCGCACGCCTTGGCTCAGCCAGGAGGACCCGCCATGCCCAAGCTTCTCGCCACAGCGGCGCTCGCCGCCCTGCTCTGCGCCTGCGGACAGTCCGGTTCAGCCCAGACCAGCGCGACCGCGATGCGGCCCGGTGCGCCCGTGCCGACCGATCCGCCGAACGCCAAGGGCCAGGCGCCGGCCTTCCCCGGCCAGACTCGCGCGCCTGAGATCAAGTCTGGCGTCGCCTTCGGCAGCCAGACCTATGTCTCCGGTATCGACAAGCCGTGGGGCCTCGCCTTCCTGCCGGGCGGCGGCCTCCTGATCACAGAGAAGGCCGGCCGCCTGCGCCTGTTCAAGGCCGGCAAGCTGTCCGACCCGATCGGCGGCTTGCCGCCCATCGACGCCCGCGACCAGGGCGGCCTCCTCGGCGTCGCTGTCGACCCAAACTACGCCGCCAACGGCCGCATCTACTTGAGCTTCTCGGAGGGCTATCCGGACGGCAAGACCAACACCGCCGTCGCCAGCGGCCAACTGGTGCTGAAGGACGGCCAGGCGCCGATCCTGACGGACACCAAGGTGATATGGCGCCAGACCCCGCCCTGGGAGTCCACGAAACACTTCGGCTCGCGCCTGGTGTTCGACAACACCGGCGCGCTGTTCATCACCACCGGCGAGCGCTCTGTGGCGAGCGGCCGCATGCAGGCCCAGAACCTCGGCGTGACCCTGGGCAAGATCGTCCGTATCAAGACCGACGGCTCGATCCCCGCCGACAATCCATTCGTCGGCCGCGAAGGCGTAAAGCCCGAGATCTGGTCGAACGGCCACCGCAACATACAGGCCGCCGCCATCAACCCGCGCTCGGGGGTTCTCTGGGAGGTCGAACATGGCACGCGGGGCGGCGACGAGGTCAACATCGTTAAGAAGGGCGCCGACTACGGCTGGCCCAGCGTCGCCTATGGCGTCGAATACGCCGGCGGCAAGATCACCGGCGGCCTGACCCAGAAGGCCGGGACCGAACAGCCCGCCTACTATTGGGACCCGGTCATCGCCCCGTCCGGCATGGCCTTCTATGAGGCCGACCTGTTCCCCGCCTGGAAGGGCAGCCTGTTCGTCGGCGGCCTCCGGTCGACCGCCCTGGTCCGCCTCGTCCTCGACGGCGACAAGATCGTCGGCGAAGAGCGCCTGCTCACCGACCTGGGCCAGCGTATCCGTGACGTCATCGTTGGCCCTGACGGCGCCCTCTACGTCGCCACCGACGAAACCGCCGGCAAGGTGTTGCGGATCGCGCCGAAACCTTAGAGCCCCAACCGCAACGCCACCTCTTCGCCGATCGCCAGCGAGGCGGTGAGGCCGGGGCTCTCGATGCCGAACAGGGCGACCAGCCCCGCAAGTCCATGCATGTCCGGCCCATCCAGCCGGAAATCGGGCTGCGGCTCGTCCGGCCCGTGCAGCTTCGGTCGTACGCCGGCGTAGTCGGGGGTCAACGCGCCGTCCGGCAGCCCAGGCCAGAAGGTCCGGATATAGGCCGAGAACTCCGCCTCGGCGCTCGCATCCACCGTATAGTCGGGGTGGTCCACATAGTGCAGGTCAGGCCCGATCACGCCCTGCCCGCCTAGGTCGGTCCGATAGTGCGCGCCCACCGATCCATGTCCCGGCGGCGGGTAGATGAGCCGGCTGAACGGCGGCTTTCCAGCCAGACGGAAGTACATGCCCTTGCCATAATGCGGCTCCGGGATCTCCGCTGCCGGAAAGCCAGCGATATGCGCCGCCACTCCCTGCGCCGACAGGCCCGGCGCGGTCACCAGATAGCGGCAGGTCAGGGTTGTGGGCTGTTCCCCGCCCGCCTGGATCTCGAACCCGCCGTCGGCCAGCGGCCGTGCGGCCTCAAACGGCGTCGCCAGCACCACCGTTCCGCCGGCGGCCTCGATCTCACCCTCGAGCGCCAACATGTAGCCGTGGCTGTCGAAGACCCCGCTCTGCGGCGACGAGAGCGCGCCGACGCAGAAGAGCTCCGGCTCCAGAGCGATGGCCTCCGCCGCGCTCAGCTCGATCACATCCTCGACGCCATTGGCCTGCGCGCGCCGCAGCAGCGCCCGCAGGCCCTCCAGCTGCTCCGGCTTCGTCGCCGCCACCAGCTTGCCGCAGCGGGCGTAGTCCACGTGGTGGGCATCCAAAAAGGCGTAGAGCGCGCGCCGACCTTCGACGCACAACCGCGCCTTCAGCGACCCCGTCGGATACTGCAGCCCCGCATGGATCACCTCGGAGTTCCGCGACGAAACCCCCTGCCCGATCGCCGCATCCTTCTCCAGAACCGCCACGATCAGCCCGCGTCGTGCGAGCGCATAGCCGCACGCAAGCCCCACAGCGCCCGCGCCCACCACCACAGCATCGAAATCGAAGTCGGCCATCCGCTAGGCTAACGCTCATGACTGGGTTTGGCGCCAACAAAACAGCTCTAAGTTGCTCTTTTGTTCTTGACCATGAAGCTCTGACTCCGTTTCATGGCCAAGGTGAAAGTCTGACGGGCGAAGGCGATGATGCTGCTAGGCCAGATCTTCTTTGTCATTAACGCGGTCATTCTGGCTGTCATCCTCTATCGGCGGGTCTTTCCAGCCAAGCCGCGAGCGGCCCGGTTCTACACCTGGACCGACGACAACACCGACGCTTCGGAGATGGCCGAGCGTCTGACCGGGATGCAGCGGCCCACCCTTCTCCTTGAAGAGGACGAGACCTCGGCATTCTCGAAACTGGGCGGCGCGCCCAATCTGCCGCCCCATCTCGCGTGGCCTATCGGCGTAAAGGGCCCGCAAGCCTTCATCGCCCAACTTGACCTCGGCGTGGCGCGCAACTGCGGCGGACCAGATTGGGCGCCGTCTTCTGGCGCCCTCTACGTTTTTCTGGACGACGACCGGTTCGGTTTCGGAGACGAAATCCGTGTGCTGTTCAGTCCGACGCTTGGCGAGGCTCCAGCGCAGTTTCCCGAAACCCTGGGGCGTAAGCATCGCTACAAGGAGAAACGCCTCCGCATGGAGCATTTCCCTTCGACACCCAGCGCAGACTGGGTCGACATTGATCCCGGGTCAGCAATGATCGAGCAGCTCGAGGAAGACGCGGCGCTAAGTCAGCCCCCAAACGACAGCCCTGATCATCGACTCTTCGGCTATCCGGCCGAGATCCAGTCCGGCCAACTTTGGCTGGAGTGCGAGCACCTCGCTTGCGGAAGAGAAGGTTCCGTTTACGCAGAGCGCCCTTCTGAAGCGTTCATTCGCTCCGCAGAAGACTGGCGTCTGCTCCTGCAAATTGACACCGATGAGCAAGTGGGCATGTCGTATGGCGACGGCGGCATGTTCTACGTCTTCATCCGTGAGGCGGACGCTCGACAGGCCGACTTTTCCCGGACAGTGACGATCCCGCAGACGTACTGAGAGGTCCGCGCCGACACGCTTGGGCGCTGGACGAGCTTTGACCGCCTTGCTGGGCGAGCGACTCAGGGCGCCGAAGTTCGCAGGAAATCGCTCAAGGCCGCCCAGGCCGCCGGTTCGGTCATGAAGGGGGCGTGTCCAACCTCCGGGACGGCGGCGAAGGCCAGGTCGGGCTTGCGAGCACGCATCGCCGCGACCGTGGACCTCATGAGCACGTCGGAAATGTCGCCGCGGATCAACAGTGTCGGGACCGGCTTCAGCACGTCGAACAGCGGCCACAGATCAACCTGAGGGCCGCTCACGGTGCGAGCGATCGCCGGGTCATAGTCCAGGACGATCTCGCCTGGTGCGACCTCGCGGAAAATCCGCTTGGCGAAGGCGATCCAAAACGCCTCCCCGGCCTCCGCAGGGAATGAGACCCCGTTGATGTCCCGGCAGAGGCTCGCGGCGTCCAACCAGGACCGCGCAGTCCTGGATCCGCCGGCGTAGCTGCGGATTCGCTCGAGCCCTGCGGGATCGATCTCAGGGCCAATGTCATTGAGCACCGCCGCCCCGACCCTCTCAGGCGCCATGGCGGCGGCGATCATCGTCATCAGGCCCCCCATCGAGGTGCCGACAAAGACCGCCTTCTCGATCGCAAGGCGATCGAGCAATCCGAGCATGTCAGCGACATAGACGGACGGATTGTAGCGCTCGGCGTCAGGGTCCCAGCCGGAAAGCCCGCGGCCCCTTTGGGTGGCGATGATGACGCGCCGGCCCAGTTCGACGATGCGAGGCCCCAGCTCTTCGAAGTCGCGCTCGTTACGCGTAAGCCCGTGGAGGCAAAGTACAGGGATGCCCGCGGTCGATCGGGGCTGGTGATCGCGATAGTGAACGCTGATCCCGTCAGCGGTCTCGAACTCGCTCTCGGCCACCTGAAGGCTCAACGTCTTCAGACCGCCACCCAAGCCGCCATCCGCTCCCACTCGCCCCACAGCCGCGCGCGCTCCGCCTCGGCCGGCTCGACCGAGGCTTCCTTGATGTGGCCGAAGCCGCGGATCTGCTGCGGGATCTCGGCGATCTTGACGGCCAGGTCCGCGCGCGCGGGCGTGAGTTCGGCCAGGATGCGCGCCACGTCGGCCTCATAGTCGGCGATCAGGCGGCGTTCCATGCGGCGCTCGTGCGTCGCGCCGAAGAGGTCGAGCGGCGTGCCGCGCAGGCCCTTGAACCTGGCGAGCACCGGGAAGGCCGCCGTCAGCATCCAGCCGCCGAACGCCGTCTTCTTCGGTCGGCCGCCCTCGCCGATTTTGGCGAACAGCGGCGGAGCCAGCAGCACCTTGGCCTTGCCGCCCTTGAAGGTCTCGGCCCGGTAGGCGGCGAAGCGGCCGTCCGTGTAGAGGCGGGCCACCTCGTACTCATCCTTGTAGGCCATCAGCTTGTAGAGATTGACCGCCACAGCTCGCGTCAGATCGTCCGAGCCCTTGGCCGCCACCCGATCGACGAGCGTCCGATAGCGCCGCGCGTAGTCGGCGTTCTGATAGGCCTTCAGCTCCGCGGTTCGACCCTCGATCAAGTCCACGAGCGGGATCGTCTCCGGCGTCGGCGCGGCGTCCATCCGCTCGCCCCGGATCTCAGGTTCGAAACAGGCGCGCCGGCCCAGTTCGAAGGCCTGCAGGTTGGTCTCCGCATCCACGCCGTTCAGCTGGATCGCCCGGTAGATCGCCCGGCTGGAGACGGGCAGCAGGCCCTTCTGCCAGGCGAAGCCCATCAGGATCATGTTCGAATAGATGGCGTCGCTGAGCTGGGTCTCGGCCAGGTTGTGGGCCGGCAACTCGTCGTAGAACCGCGTCGCCCGGGTGATGCGCGCAGCCTCCGCGTCCGGATCGAACTGGGCGTCGCGATCGGCCACGAAGTCGGCGGTCGGCGTCAGGTCGGCGTTGCCGACGGCCGCCGTCCGGTCCGCCGAATAGAGCGTCATCGCGTCGGGGCCGGCCGCGGCCAGCAGGTCGCAGGCGATCAGTACATCGGCGCTGGCCGCCGGCACGCGGCCGCCGACCGGGCTCGTTTCATCCTCGCCGATCCGCACATGGCTGAAGACCGCCCCGTTCTTCTGGGCGAGACCCGTCATGTCGACCACCGAGGCCGCGTGGCCGTCGACGTGGGCCGCCATCGCCAGGATCGAGGCGACGGTCGTCACGCCTGTGCCGCCAACGCCCGTGAAGACGATGTTGCGCACGCCGTCGATGGTCTCGAACGTCGGCAGCGGTGTGGAATCGGCCGTCAGCGCCGGCGCGGCCTCGCGGTGGGCGTTCACGGCCCCCTCCAGCGTGATGAACGACGGGCAGAAGCCCTGCAGGCAGCTGTAGTCCTGCGTGCAACTCGACTGGTTGATGGCCCGCTTGCGGCCGAACTCGGTGTTCAGCGGCTCCACCGACACGCAGTTGGAAGTCTTGGAGCAATCCCCGCAGCCTTCGCAGACCAGCGGGTTGATCATCACCCGGCGCGGCGCCTGGGCGAGTGTCCCACGCTTGCGGCGCCGGCGCTTTTCAGTGGCGCAAACCTGATCATAGAGCAGGACGGTGACGCCCTCCTCTTCACGCAGCTCGCGCTGAACCTTCATGAGCTCAAGGCGCGGACGCACCGTGACGCCAGGCGCCAGGTCGGTCACGCCGTCGTAGCGTTCCGGCTCGGCGGCGACGATGACGATCTTCTTCACCCCCTCCGCCGCCAGTTGGCGGGTGATCTGGGCCGGCGTAAAGCCGCTCTCGGCGGACTGGCCGCCCGTCATGGCGACGGCGTCGTTGAACAGGATCTTGTAGGTGATGTTGGCGCCGGACAGCACGGCGCCGCGGATGGCGAGCGAGCCGGAGTGGTTGTAGGTGCCGTCGCCCAGGTTCGTGAAAACGTGCTTCTCGCTGGTGAAGGGCGCAGCTCCCGTCCAGGCCATGCCCTCCCCGCCCATGTGGCTGTAGAGGTCGGTGTTCGGGTCGGTGAAGGTCACCATATAGTGGCAACCGATCCCGGCGAGCGCGCGCGAACCTTCCGGCAGGCGGGTCGAGGAGTTGTGCGGACAGCCCGAGCAGAAGAAGGGCTTGCGCACCTGGCCAGCGGCGTCGTTCGCCGCGGCGGCCTGCGCCGCCGCCACCTGGTCCAGATAGGCCTGCACCCCGGCCGAGTGGGCGCCCTGCGGCAGCCGCGGCGCGATCGCCTGGGCGATATCGGCGACCGAAAGCGCGCTCAGCTGCGACAGCAGAGGCTGACCCGCCTCGTCGAACTTGCCGATCACCTTTGGCCGATGTTCGCCGGGCATGTCGTAGAGGGCGGCGCGGACCTGCTCCTCGACGAAGGATCGCTTGTGCTCGACCACCAGCAGAGTTTGGAGACCCTGAGCGAATTCGCGCATGCCCACGGGCTCGGCCGGCCAGACCATGCCGATCTTATAGATGATCAACCCCAGCTCGCCGGCCTGCTCGGCCGTGAGGCCCATGGCGCTCAGCGCCTCCATGACATCGCGATAGGCCTGGCCGTGGCAGACGATCCCCAGGCGCGGACGCGGTGACGGCAGGGCCACATGGTTGATCTTGTTCGCACGCGCAAAGGCGATCGCGGCCGGCAGCTTGTAGGTCCGCAGTCGGCGCTCCTTGTCGAGCGGCGCGTCCTTCAGCCGGATGCCGAGTCCGCCGGGGGGCGTCGTGAAATCGGTGGGCTCAATGAACCGGTGGCGTTCCAGCGAGACATCGATGGTCTCGCCTGCGTCCATGGTGTCGGCCACGGCGATCAGCCCGGCCCACAGACCTGAGTAGCGCGAGAGCGCATAGCCAAAGAGGCCGTAGTCCAGGACCTCCTGCACGCCGGCCGGCGACAGCAGGGGGATTTCATAATCCTGGAAGGCGTACTCAGACTGCGCCGGAATCGTCGAGGACTTGCAGGCGTGGTCGTCGCCGGCGATCGCCAGGACCCCGCCGGTCGGGAAGACGCCCGACATGTTGGCGTGCTTGAAGACGTCGCCAGAGCGGTCGACGCCCGGGGTCTTGCCGTACCACATCCCCATCACGCCGTCGTAGGTGGCGGACGGAAACAGGTTCGCCTGCTGGCTGCCCCAGATGGCGGTGGCGGCCAGGTCCTCGTTGACGCCTTCCTGGAAGACGACGTTGGCCGCCTTCAGGTGCTTGGTCGCGCGCCCGGCCTGCTGGTCGAGCCCGCCCAGGGGCGAGCCTCGGTATCCCGAAACGAATCCGGCGACATTCTTTCCTGCGGCGGCGTCCAGCCGGTGCTGATCCAGCAGGATCCGTAAAAGCGCCTGGATGCCGGTGATGAAGACCCGGCCTTCCGTGAGCAGAAACTTGTCGTCTAGCGTCACGTTTGTGTGCCGCATCGCAATTTTCTTCCTTTCGGGCCTCCCAAAGCCCTTGCAAGGATCATATAAGATCAAGGCGATAGTCTGCCAAAAGCGTGCCGGAGCCAAGTGGTTCCGGGCACGGATGTGCGGCCTGACCGGTGGCTTCGGAGGAAATCATTGTCTGATCCCCTGGACGCCGTTGATGCACGGATCCTCGATCTGATCCAACATGACGCGGGGCTCTCCGTCGCCGAGATCGCCGACCGCGTCGGGTTATCGTCCAGCCCTTGCTGGCGGCGGATCAAGCGGCTGGAGGACACCGGCATCATCCAGCGCCGCGTCACCATCCTCGACCGCGAACTTCTGGGTCTTGGCTTCGAGGTCTACTGCACCGTAAAGCTCAGCCTGCCGACTCGCGAGAATCTGGCCGATTTCGAATCCGCCATCGGCAAGCTTCCGGAAGTCGTCCAGTGCGCCACGGTGACCGGCGCCGCCGACTACGAGCTGCGCGTCGTCACCCGCGACATGCATACCTTCGATGAATTCCTGCGCGACCGCATCCTGTCGCTGGGCCTCGTCTCCAATATCGAAAGCCGGATTGTCATCCGCGCCGTGAAGAACACCACTGCGGCCCCCCTTGGCCTCATCAGCGAACACATCACGAGCGACCCCCAAGCATGATCGAACTTGTCATCGACCAGCGGCGCCGCGATCTCGGCGGTTTCGAGGTCGGCCGCGTCCTGCCGTTCGCCCAGCGCCGGATGGTCGGGCCCTTCGTCTTCTTCGACCACATGGGTCCGGCCGCCTTCGAGCCCGGCTTCCCGCGCACGGTCGACGTCCGCCCGCACCCGCACATCGGCCTGTCCACAGTCACCTACCTCTACGAGGGCGCGATCACCCACCGCGACAGCGTCGGCGTCACCCAGCGAATCCTACCCGGCGAGGTGAACTGGATGACCGCCGGCTCTGGCATCACCCATTCCGAGCGCTTCGAGGACCTGCGCGCCCACGGCGGCCGCATCCACGGCATCCAGGCCTGGGTCGCCCTGCCGGTTGAACAGGAAGAGACTGCGCCGACCTTCGCCCACCACGGTCCGGAAGATCTGCCCACCGTCGAGTTCGGCGATGGGCTCTGGGCCCGACTGATCGCCGGCGAGGCCTTCGGCGCCCAGGCCAAGGTCGATGTCCGCTCGCCGCTCTTCTACGTCCACTGGGCGATGAAGGCGGGCGCCCGCGCCCAGCTGGAAGCGCGCTACCCCGAGCGTGCGGCTTACGTCGCCCAAGGCATCGTCGAGGTGGAGGGCCGTCCGCTCTCCGCCGGCCAGATGGCGGTCTTCGCGCCCGGCCGGCCGGTGCTGTTCACCGCGACGACCGACGCTGTCGTCATGCTGCTGGGCGGCGATCCGGTCGGCCCGCGCTTCATTGAGTGGA is a window from the Phenylobacterium immobile (ATCC 35973) genome containing:
- the asnB gene encoding asparagine synthase (glutamine-hydrolyzing), yielding MCGIAGFLTRPDAENSRVEAIVQTMIEALSHRGPDGVRIERTPAGVIAHARLSIIDLEGGWQPLHAAGATVVGNGEIYNYLELARDFGLETATGSDFEPLLHLYASEREAAFQRLRGMYAFCLIGADGCAWLARDPFGIKPLYYVRHDDGVAFASEPHALLAAGVIEPGLAEHGRSELLAFNYALQSPYPHIQRLEPGQMLEITAGRITGRRFQRAIEGGRPKRPVVRYRDKAVLLDQLDTVLDDAIAVHQRSDVAYGLFLSGGVDSSVIATVMARQNSRPVTAFTCGFDAPGAADERAQAERVATALDLDWRQTTFGEADFWRIAPLVAQALDDPTADYATLPTYRLAEAAKETLTVVLSGEGGDELFAGYGRYRRAMRPTWLGGRRSEPQTTDADALHRWRLRAIAPAGMDDLQRAQFADIATWLPDDLLLKLDRCLMAHGLEGRTPFLDPVVADFAFNLHDSHKIHGRFGKRVLRQWLERECPAAQPWARKQGFTVPVERWIAPRAADIAGRLSEVRALREAGITADAFAPGRRWPILFFALWSQIHLDGATPAQALETVTGTI
- a CDS encoding PQQ-dependent sugar dehydrogenase, whose translation is MPKLLATAALAALLCACGQSGSAQTSATAMRPGAPVPTDPPNAKGQAPAFPGQTRAPEIKSGVAFGSQTYVSGIDKPWGLAFLPGGGLLITEKAGRLRLFKAGKLSDPIGGLPPIDARDQGGLLGVAVDPNYAANGRIYLSFSEGYPDGKTNTAVASGQLVLKDGQAPILTDTKVIWRQTPPWESTKHFGSRLVFDNTGALFITTGERSVASGRMQAQNLGVTLGKIVRIKTDGSIPADNPFVGREGVKPEIWSNGHRNIQAAAINPRSGVLWEVEHGTRGGDEVNIVKKGADYGWPSVAYGVEYAGGKITGGLTQKAGTEQPAYYWDPVIAPSGMAFYEADLFPAWKGSLFVGGLRSTALVRLVLDGDKIVGEERLLTDLGQRIRDVIVGPDGALYVATDETAGKVLRIAPKP
- a CDS encoding NAD(P)/FAD-dependent oxidoreductase; the protein is MADFDFDAVVVGAGAVGLACGYALARRGLIVAVLEKDAAIGQGVSSRNSEVIHAGLQYPTGSLKARLCVEGRRALYAFLDAHHVDYARCGKLVAATKPEQLEGLRALLRRAQANGVEDVIELSAAEAIALEPELFCVGALSSPQSGVFDSHGYMLALEGEIEAAGGTVVLATPFEAARPLADGGFEIQAGGEQPTTLTCRYLVTAPGLSAQGVAAHIAGFPAAEIPEPHYGKGMYFRLAGKPPFSRLIYPPPGHGSVGAHYRTDLGGQGVIGPDLHYVDHPDYTVDASAEAEFSAYIRTFWPGLPDGALTPDYAGVRPKLHGPDEPQPDFRLDGPDMHGLAGLVALFGIESPGLTASLAIGEEVALRLGL
- a CDS encoding DUF1963 domain-containing protein codes for the protein MAERLTGMQRPTLLLEEDETSAFSKLGGAPNLPPHLAWPIGVKGPQAFIAQLDLGVARNCGGPDWAPSSGALYVFLDDDRFGFGDEIRVLFSPTLGEAPAQFPETLGRKHRYKEKRLRMEHFPSTPSADWVDIDPGSAMIEQLEEDAALSQPPNDSPDHRLFGYPAEIQSGQLWLECEHLACGREGSVYAERPSEAFIRSAEDWRLLLQIDTDEQVGMSYGDGGMFYVFIREADARQADFSRTVTIPQTY
- a CDS encoding alpha/beta fold hydrolase, with amino-acid sequence MAESEFETADGISVHYRDHQPRSTAGIPVLCLHGLTRNERDFEELGPRIVELGRRVIIATQRGRGLSGWDPDAERYNPSVYVADMLGLLDRLAIEKAVFVGTSMGGLMTMIAAAMAPERVGAAVLNDIGPEIDPAGLERIRSYAGGSRTARSWLDAASLCRDINGVSFPAEAGEAFWIAFAKRIFREVAPGEIVLDYDPAIARTVSGPQVDLWPLFDVLKPVPTLLIRGDISDVLMRSTVAAMRARKPDLAFAAVPEVGHAPFMTEPAAWAALSDFLRTSAP
- a CDS encoding indolepyruvate ferredoxin oxidoreductase family protein, whose protein sequence is MRHTNVTLDDKFLLTEGRVFITGIQALLRILLDQHRLDAAAGKNVAGFVSGYRGSPLGGLDQQAGRATKHLKAANVVFQEGVNEDLAATAIWGSQQANLFPSATYDGVMGMWYGKTPGVDRSGDVFKHANMSGVFPTGGVLAIAGDDHACKSSTIPAQSEYAFQDYEIPLLSPAGVQEVLDYGLFGYALSRYSGLWAGLIAVADTMDAGETIDVSLERHRFIEPTDFTTPPGGLGIRLKDAPLDKERRLRTYKLPAAIAFARANKINHVALPSPRPRLGIVCHGQAYRDVMEALSAMGLTAEQAGELGLIIYKIGMVWPAEPVGMREFAQGLQTLLVVEHKRSFVEEQVRAALYDMPGEHRPKVIGKFDEAGQPLLSQLSALSVADIAQAIAPRLPQGAHSAGVQAYLDQVAAAQAAAANDAAGQVRKPFFCSGCPHNSSTRLPEGSRALAGIGCHYMVTFTDPNTDLYSHMGGEGMAWTGAAPFTSEKHVFTNLGDGTYNHSGSLAIRGAVLSGANITYKILFNDAVAMTGGQSAESGFTPAQITRQLAAEGVKKIVIVAAEPERYDGVTDLAPGVTVRPRLELMKVQRELREEEGVTVLLYDQVCATEKRRRRKRGTLAQAPRRVMINPLVCEGCGDCSKTSNCVSVEPLNTEFGRKRAINQSSCTQDYSCLQGFCPSFITLEGAVNAHREAAPALTADSTPLPTFETIDGVRNIVFTGVGGTGVTTVASILAMAAHVDGHAASVVDMTGLAQKNGAVFSHVRIGEDETSPVGGRVPAASADVLIACDLLAAAGPDAMTLYSADRTAAVGNADLTPTADFVADRDAQFDPDAEAARITRATRFYDELPAHNLAETQLSDAIYSNMILMGFAWQKGLLPVSSRAIYRAIQLNGVDAETNLQAFELGRRACFEPEIRGERMDAAPTPETIPLVDLIEGRTAELKAYQNADYARRYRTLVDRVAAKGSDDLTRAVAVNLYKLMAYKDEYEVARLYTDGRFAAYRAETFKGGKAKVLLAPPLFAKIGEGGRPKKTAFGGWMLTAAFPVLARFKGLRGTPLDLFGATHERRMERRLIADYEADVARILAELTPARADLAVKIAEIPQQIRGFGHIKEASVEPAEAERARLWGEWERMAAWVAV
- a CDS encoding Lrp/AsnC family transcriptional regulator; this translates as MSDPLDAVDARILDLIQHDAGLSVAEIADRVGLSSSPCWRRIKRLEDTGIIQRRVTILDRELLGLGFEVYCTVKLSLPTRENLADFESAIGKLPEVVQCATVTGAADYELRVVTRDMHTFDEFLRDRILSLGLVSNIESRIVIRAVKNTTAAPLGLISEHITSDPQA
- a CDS encoding pirin family protein: MIELVIDQRRRDLGGFEVGRVLPFAQRRMVGPFVFFDHMGPAAFEPGFPRTVDVRPHPHIGLSTVTYLYEGAITHRDSVGVTQRILPGEVNWMTAGSGITHSERFEDLRAHGGRIHGIQAWVALPVEQEETAPTFAHHGPEDLPTVEFGDGLWARLIAGEAFGAQAKVDVRSPLFYVHWAMKAGARAQLEARYPERAAYVAQGIVEVEGRPLSAGQMAVFAPGRPVLFTATTDAVVMLLGGDPVGPRFIEWNFVSSSKDRLEQAKADWRAGRMKLPDADDQEFIPLPADPPPPAPAMS